Within the Zerene cesonia ecotype Mississippi chromosome 10, Zerene_cesonia_1.1, whole genome shotgun sequence genome, the region ATGTGTTGTAATAGGAATAGTGACATTGAcattcattttgttttcattagaATTTGATATCTGTGATTGTTGTGTGAGCGCGTAAATAcggaatttttattgattttgaactcagaaaaatatttcaatactttaCCTGAGGtcaattattacatttgaaaagCTGACGGAATAGATattgtataaacatttttaggaTATCGATGTCTACACAGTCGAAAACAATGCCGTTGATTGATTTAAAAGTGTACATACGCGTAGTCGCTGCGGTATTTTCGGTatggatttatattttactttaattagaACTACCCttcaaatgaaatgtaaaacacgaatatggaAAAATAGTACCGTGATTCTATATTTGATAGATcgctttacattttatattgcattaagtacatactataaataaatataatgaataaatattaaatatttatttatgataatgtttACTGTACCCCGTAACTAACTACTTATCCTCGTCTTATTTCATGCAATATTATTGTCTTGCATTAGAAATAGTATGTTATATCAATAATggaatttacaataatacaattaattaatgaaattccAGATATCTTCGGCCACAGCTTTTGTAATGGCCCTTCTGCGTCTCCTCAATCCAGAACTCTTCTACTTAGAATCATTAGATCATACAGATAAGGGTAAGATGTATTAATAGAAACAAGTAATTATTGtagcataaataattatagcagCACTTTTATGTTTACCATTCCATTGATTGTTAGATCATATGTATTAGATACAGCTGTTCTTTTTGATGTGTGGaagatatagataatattctGATTTCCTTACATTCCCATAAGCAATTGGCTTGACATGTTGATATCAGATTTTctcataattcataaattatgtgaCAATCAACATACAGGTTTCTCTTAttacttacataataaaatagcataaCTCATACTTAACAAGTTTAATTAGTGAGTAGAGCTTTGCGAACGGCAAAcgtaacttaaaaatatctattcacAACAAAACAGACAATCTCAGTTTATATAATCTGTTTGACTCATTCACTTAGTTTTATACATGCCTTTAGCAATATAAATTCTCAACGAATTAATCCTTAACATTCCAGCAATCCACTACTTCATCAGTGGCATGATGCTGATAACAGGCGCCATTGGGTTTCTCAACAGTCTCATAGTGATGAACCGCAGTGCTACCCTGAACACGGGCCGCAATATCACAGTGTGGCTGCTACTGGACTCGCTGTTCGAGACCTCTCGCGTggtgtatgtgtttgtgtgcGAGATCATTATAAAGGGCAAAGGGACTTGGCAAGTGTACGAGCTGTTGATCAGTGTGGCGCAGTACTGTGAGTATACTTGTCTTTGCATTGCTTTAAGTACTTGTTTTCCGTTTGGATATACATTTGTGGCTactttaatatcattatttctgTTAAACATATTAAGGAAAATGATGTCCTTTAATTTTCcaccattaaaatatacctatgtaatagtatttttaaccaagtgttttttaatttttgtttttctcttGTTCCAGTGCTGGACAGCTTTCTGTACTGTCAGATGATACTCAGACACTAGTATTggctgttattttttattttaaattgttacttGTTGATAATCACGAGCGAAGACAGGTTACATTCCATTTGCTAgctgtaattatatattgagatTTATGAGCATTCCGAGCTTTAAAATTGGTGTAAAACCagcaatttataaagttaGGTAATAAAACcatagtttaattaatgatattgaCTGTAGACAAATAATagagtaaatatataactgtCTGTAAAGTTGTCATTCGCTCGTTTAGTGTATAGATCTTAGACATTCCTATCTTGAATAGACTTCACATTACTATGATCTCTTTTTGAAATTAAGTATTAATCAagtgatattattatagtgttaGACACGTTTTGTAGTTTGTATTCTAAAATGTTCACTTCATGAGTTTACCTTTCTCGTGTTTTaaatcatgttttatataGCCATCTATgtgaagatattttttataaactatgagttatatcaataatttggcttctttgttttcatttcaagAGcacgcaatattttttaatgataattacttatttatattaatgtgataTGGTTAGTAAACAtccaaatattgaaaataaatggccaaattttattaccacttacaattttatttgatatcaatCACGAACAATGATTGTACATGAAATGTATCTACCTCATGAAGTGACGCCTTTCCCCTACTTCTGTGATGTACCAAATCTAGTGTAATCGAGAATTATATTTAGGTGTTCTAAGGGTCGATTTTTCAAAACTTAGACCGTACCACAAATATATAACTGctgaataattttgaattttctttttaattctttttactCAACTGAACAGGTTTATTAAGTACTTATATTAGAttcgatattatttttctattcatacTTATTGGTGTAATACAATgcataaatgtttgtttttaattggttattgtcttttccattattttgtacaatattctagatatttatattaatcgcATTAAATATGCATCATTGTTGAAGATGTTGCtaagttttgaaaaatatgtccacatcgaattttaatttttgttaagtaaatttacgacttttaaaaattttaatttatggtttAGTGAGATTTCAacttgcatttttattattgaactctaaattagcatttattacgttttgtttgtaaatatggaaattatatttaaacgttaCTATTAACTAGATACTAGATTAAGGAATTTTATCTCTGAACTCTTTAAGtcgttgttattattttaaattatttgaaggttttatcaattcaacttgcatgtttttgtatactataaaaaatgtgcAAACCatgtaaatatacttattgttttttttactttttttatttcgttttttatatacaatccttaaatatttttcatttgtgtaTGGTAAAGAATTTGCAATATGTGAGAAAATCAATATGAATTGCAGACATTAAGTTAACAATGTATTcgaattttattcaatgatttttaataaacggtccaaaaataaaatacatcgttttaataattttctttaatcagTGAGTGGTTTGTCCAAAAATATACTGCAGCTATAACACACTACGTGAACAATCAGTCCTATCTTATATGAGACAACTTGTATTCGAACAATATCAACCGAATTCATCAATACAAATTGAGTACAGCAGATCCATATATCTTGTTttctctttaatattttttatatgaaaaagtaaaaacagtTGCCTCATAATAAGATTACATCACCATATCTCAACAAGAAACTCTTATGTACGCACTCAACAATactgatatatatattgttcatTTAACAACTCTGTTTTTCCCATTGTCTAATTTTATACGTgataattgtaattacaaaAGTATAAGGAACAAAATATTAGTTATAGGCCTGAAACTGTTCCCAGCAATATTGCAACATgtcattacaatatataacatattttaaataatttgtactaATGAGAAAGTAATTATtgtatctattaattaattgaaatatttgcaatGGCGCTAGTCACACTTAAAATTCCACAACGGGAAAAAcacatatgttatatgtagttgtataaattacaatgttgCCATTGCACTGAAACAATAAGAGAAAAGCGAAACCAATGAGCTTCCAGCCATTCCAAACGTTACCCTGttcaaatttatagaa harbors:
- the LOC119829421 gene encoding uncharacterized protein LOC119829421; the encoded protein is MSTQSKTMPLIDLKVYIRVVAAVFSISSATAFVMALLRLLNPELFYLESLDHTDKAIHYFISGMMLITGAIGFLNSLIVMNRSATLNTGRNITVWLLLDSLFETSRVVYVFVCEIIIKGKGTWQVYELLISVAQYLLDSFLYCQMILRH